The genomic window CACGGTGCTCCCTGGATCCCCCCCAATTCTTCTCATCTTCTCTAGATGCTCacattctctcctcctccttgtgTCTTCCCTTCCACCAAACTCCTAGGAAAAGGAGCCTATTTCTGCCACTTCCAACTGAATAGTCCATCTGAcccttcaggaccccatttgggatcttcttggcagagatcctggactggttggccatttccttctccagctcatttgacagttgaggaaactgaggcagatggagaagagagactacccagaatcacacagctagtaaaagcctgaggctagatttgaactcaggtcttcctgaccgcTGCTCTGTCCACTTTTGCCACCTTGATGCCCTAGTCAAATCAAACTCAATGTGTCCAAAGCAGAATTCATTGCTTGCACTATTGTCCCTTCCATCATGTCTCCATTTTGCCTCTCCTCTCCACCCCTATCTCATTCCCTGCTAAATCCTTTCCACCCTGCCTCCTCCATGCCTTTCCAAGCCATCCTGAGGCGAGCCAGCTTCCACTTCTTCTCTAGCTTGTACTATTGCACCATTGTTTACCCATCCTTCATAGAGCTCACTCTGTTCAAGAATCTTCTGGAGCTCCTTGTGGTCCCTCCACTGGGGTACACTGGAGCCAGCTGGAAGAGGTTCTCAAAAACCGATGGTGACATTTTCAGGGTGAATGTTGCTGTCTCAGAAAACTGCCTGGGCTTTAAATCTGGGACTGGTGTGTTGTCCAGATGGAGGACTtgtggagggaggaaatgctgaTAATGCTGTGTGCTTCTGCCAGAAAGTTGGGTGGTAAATATTTAccagagggcagctagatagcacagtccCTAAAGCtctggacctggattcaagaagtcctgggttcaaatctgacatcagacactttctaactgtgtgaccctgtgcaagtcactgaactcccattgcccagcccttagcattcttctgccttagaaaggaTGCTTAGTACTGATttttaagacagaacataaggatgtttttaaaagatttcttgaagaaggtgggaCTTGGCCAAGGtgagggaagccaggagatggagatgaggaaggagagcattctgggCATGGATTACAGTCAGAGAAAAAGTCCAGAATTCAGGTATAAGGTGTTAAGGCCTGCACCAAGAAGGTGGCAAGTTAGAGGAGAGGCCAGAGGCATACATGATAGAGgctgcaggaaaatggaattgaatttgggggaggggagagagagagagatggagggagggaaagagggagagggggagaaaggagggggagagaaaaagagagagagatggaaggagggagggagggagaaagagagagagagagagggggggggagggaggaaaagagagagagagagggaggaagagagagaaagagagggagagagaaagagagagagagagagagagagagggagggaggaaaagagagagacagagagagagggagggagagaaagagggacagagagacagagagacagagagagggaggaaaagagacagagagagacagagagaggatgaTAATACCCAGGTTATAAGCCTTGGTCCCTCGGAGGATGTGCCCTTGTGACAGGGATAGAAAACTTGGGAAGAATGGAGACTCAGGAGGGAGAGACCAGAGACTGCCTGTGCCAGGCAAGTCAAAGCCCCACCTCGTCGGCCATCTCCCCTCAGGTCCTGGTAGATGTGGCCCAAGACCCTGATCCAAGAGCCTTTGGAATAGCCAGGCTTCTGGCCCAGTGGCTGCTGCCATCACCCTGGGAAGCAGCCCTGTGGAGATGCTGCCTGGCCATTGTCCCTGCAGGGGCTGCAGCCAGGGCTAGTGAAGACCCAGAGGGAAAATcgccctctgtcttagaatcaatattaagtatcacttccaaggcagaagagcagtaagggctgggcagtgggggttaagtgactggcccagggaagtgtctgaggctagatttgaacccaggacctcccatctctaggcctggctctccatccactgagccacccgcaGCCTTACTTTTCTGTTTGAATCCCGGGAGACCAGCACAGGGCTTGGCACGCTGCTAAGGGCTTCATAAACGCTGATTTGCTCCGTCCCAAAGCCAGCATTTGCAGAGGTGGCCCTGGCAGCCTTGGGTCACCTCCTGGAGGGCACTGGTGGGGCCTCTCCCTGCCTGCGGCCAGCTCTCCTCCCTTAAAGCCTGCCCTGCCCCCAAGCAGTCCAGGCACATCTCCAGCGTCTCCCTCCTAGCAGGCACTGAATTCctggaaggaataaaggaagcgACAGCCTGCCTCTGCCTCGGAAGGTGCCCAGAGCTTCCAGGCTTCCTTCCCCAGGCCAGCAGCGGGCCAGCCCTCCTGCCCCCGGGGGCCGGCCCAGGCTCTCCCCAGAGACAGAGCAGGAGTGTGAGAGCCGCTGGGGATCTGCCGGGGTGGGCGGACGTGTGGGGAGAGACACTGAGCACCCTTCCCTGTGCGGAGAAAACCTCCTGGAGCCTCTGGGAAACACCAACAAGTGTTTGGGGAAGGACAGGGCGCCTTGTGTGGCCTGTTACAGGGTCTTCTCTCGGGGCGGCCCTTGGCAGAGCGGCTGGAGGACGGAGCCAGGctcaaagacttgggttcaaatcccgaTTCTGTGGGCCCCAGACTGTCTGCTGGAGATGGGGGTCTGGGGAGGAAGCTCCCACAGTGGGAGTTCCCTCCTTCAATCCCAGGTCTCTGAAGCTCTCCCGGGTGCTCTGGCTGGACTGTGCCTGCAAGCCCCAGGCACCGGCCCTTCTGTCTGAGACTTGGGGAAgtgtggctccaaggcagaagagtctgAGGGCTGGGCTGTGGggggaagtgactggcccagggtcaccccgctgGGAAGTGGCCGAGGCCACACTGGAACCAGGACCTcgggctccaggcctggctctctatccatgggtGCTCAGGGGGACCCAGAAAGCACCGGGAGGCCACCTCCGGAGCTCTGGCCACTGGCACCCCAGGGGCCGGGACCCCTCCCCACCGCCGCCCATCTCCCGCCGGTGACCTCGCAGCGGCTTCCCCGGGGAGAGCTCGGGGTCCGAGGCAAGGCCTAGGGGTGACCTTGGGAGCCTGCTCCCTGAAGGGGGCGGGGAGCACTGGAGGGACTCCAGCATCCTCCGGGACGGGGATGGTCTGAGGTAACCCGGGGCCTCGGGACAGAACCAAGGTCGACGCATGCCCCCGGCAACCATCCccgcccgccccccccccccccggacccCTCCGGGCTGGGGGCCGGTGGGACGGGAGGGCGGCCTGGAAGGGCAGATCCGGGGGTCCGGAGAGGGGCCTGGAGGCCAGGGAAGGCGGGGGGCGTCCTGGAGGAAATGGGGGTGCGCAATGGGGAGGGGTGTGCCCGGGAGCCGGGGGAGGTGGGGCATACGCCGGGCCggcctcccctccctcccctccccacatctgCCTTCTCCAGGTCCAGGGGAGGGAgcgggggagtggagggaggagggggagtgCGGTCCTGGGCGCCTGGGGCTCGGGGCGGGGGCGGCGGGAGCAGCTGCGCAGAGCGAGGAGGCGCCCGAGCCCGAGCGGAACGCGCGATCGCTCCGCGCAGCTCCGCAGGACCAGCCTCGCTCGACCCGGTCCCTCCCAGCCTCTCACCCGCAGCCCCGGGCACCCTGACCCCGCAGCCTCAGGCCACCGGCCCCGGAGGGCCCCggtgagtggggggagggggctgcGGAAGATCGGCTCCGCCGCGGGCGGGGGGAGCCTTCTGCCCCGGGGGACCGGCAGCCCCCAGCTTCCAAGGTCTGGGGGACGGGGATGCGGGATGAACGGAGAATGTCAGCGAAGGGCGGGCTGCCCGGGCACGGGCATGGGCACGGGCGGCCCCTGGGGCACGTCCTCTGCgggctggggagggaggggggatcTCTCCTGGAACGCTAGAacccagtggggggggggggctggaccCGCTCCCTTTCCGAGCCGCGATGGCTCCATCTgtaaggtggggggaggggcgctAGCCAGCTTCTCGGAGCATCCTCCGAGTCCCGCAGGACGTCGGCTGGTCCAGGGTCTGGGCTCCGGGGGCCGGACGTGCCTGCTCCTAACTGCCGTCTTCTTGCTCCCCTCCTCCAGCGGGTCTAGCCAGACCATGGACAATCCCCAGGAACTGCACCAGCCCTTACTCGGGCCACCACCCAAGGGGTCCCCCGTCAAGGAGTCCCCCGGCTCCCGGCCCCCGAGCAAAACTCCCGGGAAAAAGCAGAAGCGAGCCAAGAGCGAGAAGGCCATAGAGATGCTGCCTCTGCCCACCATCAGCCTGGGCCTGTTTGATACAAAGAGCCCTGAGCTGGAGGTAGGAGCTGGGGTCAGCAGAGGGCACCCAGGGGTGCCATTCCTCCAGGCAGGCTGACCTCGAGGGAGCAGCCCATCCTGTTTCCCCTGCTCTCTGCCCCGTGAAGCCTCAGTGCCCAGGCTTCCAGCTAGTGAGCTCCCCGTCCCGGGAGGGCTCCTCGGCCACTTGTTGGGGACGTAGAGGGCACTCTGGCCAGACCCTCCGCTTCTCCTTTGTGTGCCATGACCGTCATGCCCAGGCCTCGCGAGCCCATCTCCTCCCTGGCTGCGGCTCTTTCTGGTCCCCATCCATCCGTGTCTGCTCCCTGCCCATCTCTCCCCCCGCCCGTGCCCGTGTGCCCATCTCTGCTCTGCAGTCTCCTGGCTTTGTCCCTGCTTCCGCCTCTTTTTGGCTCCCTCCTCCCCGTCTCTCCGCTTGTCTCCAGCTGTTCCTTCAGGCCTTGGCTGCGCGCTCTCTCCCGGCCTGGGAATCTGTCCGCATCTCTGCCGCCTGGCCCgatgccctcttctcttctcgccccttttctctctccctggtGAGGAGGCCagtgctggggggaggggggcagctggccCCTTCAGGCTCCTCAGCCCAGAACTCTTCTCTGGTGCCCCCCACATGGCCGCCATTAGAGCAGGAGCTCCAGGAGGCCCTCTGCAGCCTCTGGGCTCAGCCCCCAGCAGGTGGCCAATAAGTGCTTCATGCCTTTCTCCCCGTCTGTCCCACCGGCCTGGGTCCTCTGACCAGGGCTGGGGGCCACTCGGGGGTCCCCACGGCCCCGGCCCTGTCTCCTTCCTCCACAGGACTATTGGGCCAATGAAAGTGAGCTGGAAGCAATGGGGCTCGGCCACTTCACCCCCCTGCTCTCCCGGGATTACGTGGGCCTCGCCGTCTTCTCTATCCTCTGCTGCTTCTGGCCTTTGGGCATCGCAGCCTTCTCTCTTGCCCAGAAGGTCAGCAAGGGCCGGGGCacagggggagggaagcagggagGAGGGTCCTGGGCCCGGGGCTCACAGCTCTCCCCTCTTGTCCCCTCAGACTAACAAGGCCTGGGCGGCCGGCGACGTCCAGGCAGCCGGGGAGTCTGCACGCCGGGCTTTCCTGCTGTCTGTCCTCGCCATTGGTCTGGGGGTCTGCATCTACACAGCAGCCCTGGTCACCCTGGCCACCTACCTGACCTCTGGGGAGACCCTCTAGAGGCTCGGACTGGCTCGTTCCCCCTTGGGCCCGCCGGGGTCTTGAGTCGTGACAGCAGCCAAGACCACAAGGAGTaacccctccctgcctcccttctgCCCccacctccctttccctcccccttctctgccCCCCACTCCCTTTCCCCTGCCCCCTTCTCTGCCCCCCAGTTCTACCTCCCcgtctccccaccccctctccatCCCACCCCCCAGAGCCCAGGAAGAAACACGGGATTAAACCTGGGATTCATGTGAAGTCAaagtgttgtgtgtgtgtgttgggggccTGGGAAGGGCCTGGTAGGGACCACCTTCGGCCCCCTGATTTTCGCCTCTCCAGGAAGCTGGGCAGGGCCCAGGCTCTCACCCCCATTCCTCCGGATCCACCCTGCAGCCCTCTGCCTGCCacctcccacctccaccccctTGTTGCCCCTCGTGCCCAGAGACGCTGAAGGCTCTATGCTGGCACCATTCTGGTTCCCATCAAGCATGTGCCGGGCACCAGGAACAAAAGACAAAAGCGgtgcagtccctgccctcgggaATCCACCTTCCTCCTCCAGGCCCTTGGCCTGGTGCCCGGCAGTGACCTCAGTTCTCCTTCTAGGAAAGGGCAGGTTCCCTGAGCACAAGAACTGTTCCTTCTGTTCTGTCTTTAGTGTCTGGATTTGAGACGGCACCACAGGGTGCAAagccctgggttccaatctagcctgacactaggtgaccctgggtgagtcactttacCAGTTCCCTTCCATGGAAGGGAGGAACTGGAGGCAAAAACCCTAAGTACCTCTCGGGGTGATGGGGAGCCCTCAGCCACCCCAGGAGGGGGTGCCCTCAGGTCTGGGCAAGGCCTGCCCTGAGGTAGGTGCAGGGGTGGTGGGGTGAGAGGAAGGGGCTGTGCCCTCCCCCCAAGAGCGGCACAGACCAGGCTCAGGCACTCGTGAGGTAAACAAGGATGTGCTATTTACATTTTCGGAGATCACAGTGTGGGGCTCAGGGGGCCCTCAGAGGCCCCTTcctctgggggggaggggggggctggCTCCTATTCAGCTCTTGGAATAGCGTCGCTGCAAAGAGTCTCTGTAGAACCGAAAGATGTGAAGAGAGGCATGCTGGGCCGCGGCAAGGCACTGCTGGAACTGGGGGAGGGACACAAGGTCAGCGGCTCCTGGGGCTCCTCCCGTCCCGTCCCGTTCCGTTCCCCCCCCCTCCGGGGCCCTCAGAGAAGCTGCCAGGGGAAGGGGCCCGCCAAGAGGAGGGCTGTCCAGGGACTGGAGGCCCGAGGCTGCCAAACCAGGAACCCCCTGAGCTCAGGGTTGAGTCGAGAAGCCAtggaggcagaattcaaacccagcagAGCCTGCTGCTTCTCTCCTGGGCCCCACTCGCTCTGTGGAGGCCTGGCTCCCTCCCCAAATCCCTGCCCAACTCGGGGGCTGTTGGGCCAGCTCTGGAGCGGCGAGAGATCCCTGGAAGGGACCTGGCTCTGGGGAGAACTGTGGAGCCCCGAGGCCCGAGCCTCCAGGACCTGGGCTCAAAGCAAAGCCATAAGGAGGCTCGCTGGCCAGGCCCGAATGACGGAAAGCCCGGGGCCAGAGAGTGGGGGCAAAGGGAGGGCACGGAGGCCGGGAGCCTTACCTCAGCCACAGAGTAGAGTCCCTTGGTGGTGGACATGAGCAGCTTCTGTTCAGTGCTGTCCAGGGCGAAGGTAAGGATGGCCCGAGCCTCCTGGAAGAGGGAAGGGCCTGTCTGTCCATCCGCCCCTCCCCCACAGTCAGCACCCCCCCCCTCCTGTCTGCCCCACGGCTGCTGTACAGCCTCAGGGCCGGCCAGCCCCAGAGATGGCAAGCTGAGGTGCCAAGGAGTGCTGGGAGGCTGGGCCTCTGGCGGGCGCTTCCCCTTGGGCCCTGCTCACCTTCTCCTGCTTGGCGGTGGGGTCTAGGACGAGGCCACCATCCAGGTCCAGGGCACAGGTGACGCCGCAGAACAGTGCCCGCAGGGGCACCCCGGCATCCACCAGGGCCAGGCAGGCTGCATTTAGGCAGCAGGCCAGCAGCTGGGCAAAGGTCCGGGTCAAGGAGGCAGGCTATGGAGGAAGAGAGGCCCAGGCCCAACGCCCACCCGAGGCTTTCTGCCCAGGCTGCGAATCCTAGACCAGTGGTTGGGGAAAGCCTTTAGGGTCTGCTAGGCGCTCCTTGAGCACTTCAGAGGTCGGGAAAACTGGGGCCTTAGGAAGAGACTGGGCTAAGGCCATTCATCAATTCAGCTCGAGTTGGGCAGGCTGTGGGCCCCGGGCTTTAGGGGTGAAAAGGGCCTGAGGGGCCATCACCTCCTGAAAGGAGGCCCCACAACCATCATCTGACTGGGGACCCCAACCCCCATTGGCCTCCTCTACTCGGAGGCAGCTCCCACACTTGGGCTGACTCTTCTCCGTCTGGGGCCGCCCTGAATGAGCTGAATCCCTCTAGACGGGACGCAGCTCCCgtcctctcttctccaggctcaACATTCCCTCAAGCCCTCCTCAGACGGCCTGGACTCTGGGCCTGCCTTGAGGGACCTCCGGACTAGCCTCCCCTGGACGTCGGGATCAGAACGGAACATCCCCGCCTTACTCCTGGAATCTGTGGCTCTTGGGGTGACGGTCAAGAGTGGCCCTATTAGCTTTGGGAATCCCTCCACCCCACTGACCACTGGAGCCCCAAACCAGGGGCCAatcaggaggggaaggggaggaggacaGAGAACAGGGAGGTCGTCGGGGCCAAGGATACCGAGCCAGCATCACTGACGATCTGCAGGACGACGGTGATGGAGGTCCGGGGGTGCAGGGTCCCCAGCACCACAGCCTCGCACGTGGTCCGGATCAGCCGCTCCCTGCTCTTCTCTGCTACGcctggagggaggaagaaatgacGGCGGCCGTGACACGACCTCTGGCTCACCCCCTCGTTCTACAGCAGACTGTAGAGGCTGAGGGCCCAAAGAGGAAGCTCTGGGCCTGCCCAGCACCCCACAGCCAGGAAAGCCCCGAGTCATGTGGTCTTCTTTCTACTGCGTCCCATGGGGCCTGGGGCCAGATCCACTGGAGCCCAGAGAGCTCCCAAGCTGGCCTCACCTACCACCTACAAATCCCTGGCAGGGTCCAGGGGGCAGGAGTGGGACCAAAAACTCCCCCCACTTAGATAAAGTAGTTGGGGGATACCCAGGGCTCTTCTGGAAGGGCCCCAAGCTCTGGGAAAAGAGGAACCAGGGCAGCATCAGTGGGGAGGGTGGCAGGAGAAGCAAaagatataaacacacacatgtgcacacccACGGAAAGAGATGGCGCGCCCAGCAGATGCCCTTGACAACCAGTTTCCTGAGAAGATGGAGCTCGTCTGCCATGAGTTTCTCTTCTTCATCAGACTTCTGTCTTCACACGGCCTCCTTCCAGCCTCCTGGGAAggctctctcctctgtctcccaTCTACCTGTCCACTGGCTCCTGCGCCACTGCCTGAGGTCACCCTCCCACCTGAGCTTAAAAAGAGCCTTGCTCTGACCTAGGCAGCCTCCAAGTGGCCTGCTCACTCCTTCTCCCAACTGCTAAGCCTGCCCTTTCCACTCACTGCACCCCCTTACACAGCCAGCACTCATCCTCTCCACTCTGGGTCCCCGGGCTCAATCAATGCTCACGTCTAAGCAGACAACTTCCGAACCTGTCCATCCGCCCCTAACATTCCCTTGAGTCTGACTTCTTCTCCACCCCACCTGAGGTTTTCTTGCTAaaaagactggagtggtttgccatttccttctccagtggagtaaagaaaatgaaggttatatgacttgcccagggtcacacagcttccaAGTCCccgaggctggattggaactcaggcttcctgactccaggcccagggctctggGATACTATGGAGTCACCCAACAGgccctttttgtctttttgtttaatCAACCaatcagttgtgtctgactgtgactctatttgggatcttcttggcagTGATCTtggagtggttggctatttccttctccaattcattttatagatgaggaaattgaggcaaccagggttaagtgactttcccagggtcatacagctaggaactgtctgaggttcaatttgaaatcaggtctttctgtctTCATATCTATCCACTGCACCCAAAGCTCCTTATCTGTCTGAATAATGACACCAACTTATATAATGCTTTTAAGGTCAGAAAAACCTGTTCTCCAGTTGCAAgtattaccccattttacagatgatgaaactgagtttTGGAGGGACTGAATGATTTGCCTGAAGTCTTACTACTAGTAAATGCCAAAGCTAGGATGGATCCCCAAGGAAGGGTCCTCTAGTACTCTGCCCCACCCTACCCAATCAGCTTCTGAAACAAGGCACGGATTTGACTAGGTCATCCCTCTCCTTAAAAGCCTTAGTATGGctactatggaaatatgttctgcatgAAGGCATGAGGATACTCAATATCACACTGTTTGCCTTCTCGGGGAACAGGGAGGGAGGATACAATTTGGAACTCGACATCTTTAGTTTGgggtaagattttatttttttctcaaatacagATGGAAGTGATTTTTTAAGTTTTCTCACATTTGGGGGACTCAacgttttaaaaaatgaatgttaaacatttttgacatgtaattgggaaatgtttaatacattaatagggaaccactgaaggcCTTTTATAGACATAatgttatatgtaatatttttatcatatataaaattttcatatctatgtgtttttaaatgtttaatattttattttcccaattacatatgaTTACAATTTTCAacacacattttccaaaattctaaGATCCAGATTCAaccccaccatcaccaccaccattccCTGAGAAGACAAATAATTTGATCTCAGTTATCCATGGGAAGTCATgcaaaaggcaagcaatttgatctgggttaaacatgtattaccatgtaaaacatactttcatattggcggtgtgtgtgtatctgtaaGTCTTCGTTTCATACTGTGTATGTATTAAAATCTTTCAAGGTTCCCtactgtttaaaagaaaaatgatcctGATCCTAGCATAAGGCCCACAGGCTTCAATTCCCATCTACTTCTCCacactcttttttttcctttttattatcttttgataATTATTCTCACTTCCAGAACAGGTacagcccccctccccctctccctcccagccAGGAAACCATCGCCTagaaattcttctaaaaaggaaaaaatgctgtCCAGGAAATGCAGCCAATATTGCAACCCAACCTGACAGCATCTCCAGTGCTCCCCACCTGTGCTGATGGCTAACCAAAGGGAACTTCCtttgccttcttccttcccctcactGGCTTTCCACCTTTTGTTCTGGAAACAGTAATCAAATAAACACTCCCAGTGCTGGAAAGGATGTCAATGAATTGTCCTAAGATTCCAGTCCTTGGAGCCctgagcct from Monodelphis domestica isolate mMonDom1 chromosome 4, mMonDom1.pri, whole genome shotgun sequence includes these protein-coding regions:
- the TMEM91 gene encoding transmembrane protein 91 translates to MGVRNGEGCAREPGEVGHTPGRPPLPPLPTSAFSRSRGGSGGVEGGGGVRSWAPGARGGGGGSSCAERGGARARAERAIAPRSSAGPASLDPVPPSLSPAAPGTLTPQPQATGPGGPRGSSQTMDNPQELHQPLLGPPPKGSPVKESPGSRPPSKTPGKKQKRAKSEKAIEMLPLPTISLGLFDTKSPELEDYWANESELEAMGLGHFTPLLSRDYVGLAVFSILCCFWPLGIAAFSLAQKTNKAWAAGDVQAAGESARRAFLLSVLAIGLGVCIYTAALVTLATYLTSGETL
- the EXOSC5 gene encoding exosome complex component RRP46, which gives rise to MEMEMELGTSTGAGSGTDADLSPRGSGCSLRHFACEQNLLSRPDGSASFLQGDTSVLVGVYGPAEVKVSKEIFNKATLEVILKPKIGLPGVAEKSRERLIRTTCEAVVLGTLHPRTSITVVLQIVSDAGSLLACCLNAACLALVDAGVPLRALFCGVTCALDLDGGLVLDPTAKQEKEARAILTFALDSTEQKLLMSTTKGLYSVAEFQQCLAAAQHASLHIFRFYRDSLQRRYSKS